Proteins encoded within one genomic window of Phototrophicus methaneseepsis:
- the asnS gene encoding asparagine--tRNA ligase, producing the protein MATAIYVRDIAQYDGQEVTVRGWVKAKTGKGKLQFVRLRDGTGQVQCVAFKKDMDEAVFEAVKGLTQETSVIITGTVRSDERAPGYPGGYEIGITDVEVIQMAEEYPITPKEHGTEFLMDQRHLWIRSDQQWAILRIRATIIQAMRNWLDDNGFMLVDTPIITPAAGEETTTLFELDYFGEPAYLAQTGQLYNEANMMAFGRVYCFGPTFRAEKSKTRRHLIEFWMLEPEIAFCDLDELMEVEEQMVGYIVQKVLEKNHQELEMIGRDVATLEKIVAPFPRISYDEAVERLQKLYEETEDAEQKDLLKIEWGEDFGSPHETALAEMFDRPVFVYNYPSKVKAFYMQPVAGREEVCRSVDLLAPEGYGEIIGGSERIYDADLLLEKIKAQGLPPEHYEWYLQLRRYGSVPHAGFGIGIERTVAWICGLPHIRETIPYARLLNRKYP; encoded by the coding sequence GTGGCGACAGCAATTTATGTGCGCGATATCGCCCAATATGATGGGCAGGAAGTAACGGTGCGCGGCTGGGTCAAGGCCAAGACCGGTAAGGGTAAGCTGCAATTTGTACGACTGCGTGATGGCACGGGCCAGGTGCAGTGCGTTGCCTTCAAAAAAGATATGGATGAAGCTGTCTTCGAAGCTGTGAAGGGCCTGACTCAGGAGACTTCCGTCATCATCACGGGGACCGTGCGTTCCGATGAGCGGGCACCTGGTTATCCAGGTGGCTATGAGATTGGCATCACAGATGTTGAAGTGATCCAGATGGCTGAGGAATACCCGATCACGCCTAAGGAACATGGCACCGAATTTTTGATGGACCAGCGCCATCTGTGGATTCGTAGCGATCAGCAGTGGGCGATTTTGCGCATCCGTGCGACCATCATTCAGGCTATGCGCAACTGGTTGGACGATAACGGCTTTATGCTGGTGGATACCCCCATCATCACGCCCGCGGCAGGCGAAGAGACGACCACGCTCTTTGAACTTGACTATTTTGGTGAGCCAGCCTATCTGGCGCAGACAGGCCAGCTCTACAACGAAGCCAATATGATGGCCTTTGGCCGCGTTTATTGCTTCGGACCGACATTCCGCGCTGAGAAGAGCAAGACACGCCGCCATTTGATTGAGTTCTGGATGCTGGAGCCGGAGATTGCTTTCTGCGATCTGGACGAGCTGATGGAAGTCGAAGAACAGATGGTGGGCTATATCGTCCAGAAAGTGCTGGAGAAGAATCACCAGGAACTGGAAATGATTGGGCGCGATGTGGCAACCCTGGAGAAGATTGTCGCGCCGTTCCCGCGCATCTCCTACGATGAAGCTGTCGAGCGCTTACAAAAGCTCTACGAAGAGACGGAAGATGCAGAGCAGAAAGACCTGCTCAAGATCGAATGGGGCGAAGACTTCGGCAGTCCGCACGAAACCGCACTCGCGGAGATGTTCGACAGGCCGGTGTTCGTCTACAACTATCCCAGCAAGGTGAAGGCTTTTTATATGCAGCCTGTAGCGGGCCGCGAAGAAGTCTGCCGCAGTGTGGACCTGCTCGCGCCGGAAGGCTACGGTGAAATCATCGGCGGCAGTGAACGTATCTATGATGCGGATTTGCTGTTGGAGAAGATCAAGGCACAGGGCCTGCCGCCGGAGCATTATGAATGGTATTTGCAGCTACGCCGATATGGTAGCGTACCGCACGCAGGCTTCGGCATCGGCATTGAGCGCACCGTCGCATGGATTTGTGGCCTGCCGCATATCCGCGAGACCATCCCTTATGCGCGCCTGCTCAATCGCAAATATCCTTAG
- a CDS encoding CoA-binding protein, protein MATNLNTSDNQMRDVLAQARTIAVVGHSDNPGRTSYQIARYLRNAGYTVYPVNPTVREIDGQPSYASLADVPEPIDIVNVFRRSEYVADVVDEAIDVGAKAIWTQLGVVDNAAGQRALEAGIDVAMNRCIKVEHARLGV, encoded by the coding sequence ATGGCAACGAACCTGAATACCAGCGACAACCAGATGCGCGATGTCCTCGCACAGGCGCGCACAATTGCCGTAGTCGGCCATAGTGATAACCCTGGCCGCACCAGCTACCAGATTGCCCGCTATCTACGGAACGCGGGCTATACGGTTTATCCCGTCAACCCCACAGTGCGTGAAATCGACGGTCAGCCGAGTTATGCCTCATTGGCAGATGTACCCGAACCCATTGATATTGTCAATGTGTTCCGGCGCTCGGAATATGTGGCGGATGTGGTCGATGAAGCGATTGACGTCGGCGCAAAGGCCATCTGGACGCAGTTGGGCGTGGTTGATAATGCGGCAGGCCAACGCGCCCTGGAGGCAGGCATCGACGTCGCCATGAACCGCTGTATTAAAGTCGAGCACGCGCGTCTGGGCGTGTAA
- a CDS encoding NUDIX hydrolase: MTIITDARGNKLLEFTPTHEENIYEIAHDAPLTHSLVVVRHHDKYLMAYSTQRREWEIFGGRMNEDESPRTAVVNALQKSVGIEYWEPQFLGVMKLQLKPEDRIEYGALFGVPLDILQPIQLYDDDIVGVMLWDKQTDIGQMNVIDAQYLEYFAP, translated from the coding sequence ATGACCATCATTACAGATGCAAGAGGGAATAAACTCCTGGAGTTTACCCCGACCCACGAAGAAAATATCTACGAGATCGCCCATGACGCCCCATTGACCCATTCGTTGGTCGTGGTGCGCCATCACGATAAGTATCTGATGGCCTACAGCACACAACGCCGGGAATGGGAAATCTTCGGCGGACGGATGAATGAGGATGAATCGCCCCGTACAGCCGTCGTCAATGCCCTGCAAAAATCAGTTGGCATTGAATATTGGGAGCCGCAGTTCCTGGGTGTGATGAAGTTACAGCTCAAGCCGGAAGATCGCATCGAATATGGGGCGCTCTTCGGCGTGCCGCTGGATATTCTACAGCCGATTCAGCTTTACGATGATGATATCGTGGGTGTGATGCTGTGGGATAAGCAAACCGACATCGGCCAGATGAACGTGATTGATGCGCAATATCTGGAATATTTCGCCCCTTAA